gcaattatctgtataaatatacaaatttagCAGTTTCTGTCtattaaaatgtaaacttatACATACCTCTGGACCTTTTACCACCAGGAAGTGAATTCAATGTTAAACTGTTTGGTCTCTTTCTCTTTAAAATAAGACATGTTAATTATTGCATGAGATTCAAATACAGGGTTTTAAAGTCAGATAGTTGGTGTTCTACATCACTGTATACAGCTTCTGCACAAAATGCCACTTAGTATTCAATTATATGTCTCTACTTATTGTAATACATTGTATAACTTTAAATATCTTGACATTTTGTTCTTGTGCAAAATTACTGCCAATATGCTCTCACCTCATTATTTCTTCAGAGTATGAGGCATCATACAACCATCATTCAAAGATTATTAGCTTGGTTTATGGATTCATTAATAAAGGCTATATTTTTGTTCTCAATTTTACACTCCCTCTTTTGAATGTGTTTTTGATAATTAAACACAAAGTCAGCAAAAAATAATGCAACAATTCTAATGTTAATTTTTTAGTTCGTATAAATTTGGTCCAATAATATTGTGTCAAGATAACACCAACACATATCAAAAACCATAGAGAGCTACAAAtgcaacaaatacaaaatataccaatcaatatttctgtttaaaaTGAAGCATTcctattaaaacaaaatgcaaaccCAATCAAACTTTTTATTGAAAAAGTCAAAACAGATTTGAAACAATTTGGTCATAGAAAACGAAATTTTACAACAACTTATCTATGTGCAACACAATAAGCATCTAACTTTTgtaaaaaatcattcaaacaatTGAAGGTCTCTGATTAAAAGTTACCACACTGCTTAGagaaaaagattgtttttaaatgttttatgtttgatttttttggtgGTAATggacaaagggaaataactctcaatatctttttttatgtcaCATTTTTTGTTGTAATTTGGTATAATCTATACAAAAGAAAGATGTTTTCTGCCTCTCATTGTTTATGGTTATTTAGAAATGGGTGGTTAAGGACATAcctaacaaaaaatataaagatgttgaagttttttttttatctccttgGTTACTTACTATATCTGGTTCAAAATTATACAGTGGATTAGCTGTTGTCCTTCTTCTTCTATCATATCTTTTATTCTTCAAATTCTTCAATTCTAAAAAAAGtgtaaatcaaaaattaaaacctTTTCTCACAtctcaaagataaaaaataaaacaacacaactcTTTTGATTCGCTAACAAAATCtgaaatttcaaataaaagacAGCAGTTTGACAgcaaaatattttactttcagGATTGTTctaaaatgttatatataataattGCATCGCAAATCAAAATACTGTATTTAACATAAACTCATCGGACAAAGTTGAGTTCCCACTTGAAAAAAGTCCTATCttgattgatatttttcaaaaaatattaccATGTAACTTTATGAgtgatttatataaaataaatatcatacGAACAAATGGACACACAGTGTGACAGTATCAGATTAGCAATAATGAAAAATTGCATTATTGTTTGTGATTTTGATTCACAAAAATTTTGTAGTTTTccataaaaatattgatttacatGCTAGTTACATGTAGCACTAACACAGTTAAATTATACTTACCATTTAATGCTTCCCTTGTAATAAGTTCTAGAGCACTCATAAAATTCAGTTTCTGAAAATATATTGAGAAATTCAAATACAAgtatatattatttcaaaatctttataaacaagaatgtgtccccagtacacagatgccccatctgcactatcaattcttatgttcagtgaaccatgaaaatggcggaaaatctctaatttggcattaaaagtagaaaattcatatcatagggaacatttcttctaagtttcaagttggacttcaagttcatcaaaaacaaccatgaccaaaaactttaacctgaagcggtacagacagacagacaaacaaacagatgaacaaacgaacaaatgGAAGAACAAACGAACAGatagacgcacagaccagaaaacataatgcccataaatggggtataaaaacatatgcaaaaTGCATACATCTATTTTGGTATTTGCTGGAACCTTTTATGCTTACTCTATTGCTAAGCAAAGATATATGCATTGCTCCTAATAATGTGCAATACTCTTACaattcaaaacaattatttttttttcatttttctatgtCAGCAAAATAAATGATAAGATATAACACATGTAATAAGTAATAATCTAATCAATAGGATATGGATTATAAGTCATATTATCTGTAAGTAGCAAAAATGCATTAAACAATGTCATACTATTGTGAGGTGAAGGAGGAGGTGTCATCCCTAATTCCTGATAAAACACTAAATCCAggatcttaaaaaaatataatcattaaTTCCTGTGTCCTGATAAGTGTAAATCCTGAATTGccacaaaaataatatttaattctgACACCCCAACATTTTCTTGAGCCCCtttgttgtttattgttcaaTAGCTCGAACAATATTCCGCCAGCAATTTCAAAAAttcactttttatgccccatttatgggcattatattttctggtctgtgagtccgttcgtccgtccgtcctttggtctgtctgtcccattcaggttaaagtttttggtcgaggtagtttttgatgaagttgaagtccaatcaatttgaaacttagtgcacACTACAAAACACCCGTGATATCttgggtccgtgactgaattgaAGTATATAACtgtgcgtaagccttattttagtattgggattgtcatctgataaagtcatgccgattataagatgcacagttttctctgctttcaaaatctttctgtttgaatccgtcaacctggaacttatcaattattggtaatattaattatttggaaaacaaaaggtcctggaatggagtattttttaataaaCAGCATTGTGCTAtattggatatatataaaattgaattctttgaattgtcgtttttaccccatgactgctgacaaattggacctcgttattttagtattacagatgttccctatgatataatctttctaatttaaatgccaaattagagtttttactccattttcacggtccactgaacatagaaaatgatttcAGATGGGGGGTGTGTGTACTAtcaacacattcttgttttatatatctatacttcTAAATCTAAAGACTGTTTTTATGTTCacctgataaatgtataaccgaagacagctacaagtcaaacttatatataagggtatatatacttgatagggtatactgaaaatttcactcctttacatctagaatggtaaacgtgacgccaacaaaattcaagcttgtgttttgtggttataagcattgcgtataagtttcataaaatttggttcaggcaaactaaagtaagagaacagaaatcaattttTGGATCATATGGTTGTACGTACAAGTAAGGGACATACATActtacagaataaacatggataAAACTCAATATGGATGGGGAATAACAATAGAAGTATGACCtcaggaataaaaagtttatatacactagattcatacaATGTTGAGGTGTTTATAACCCTGCAACACATTTTAGTTGCTGCTGTGTAATTACCATTGAGACAATGACATTTGAGATATTTGTTTTAAgccatttatttgatatactagtaatcattgCATCTGCGTTAGGACGACACATTGTTGATTATAGGTCAATCTTTAAGAATCATACTGCCCCAGGAATAAAGTTTGAGgataaatttctggatccgccactgcattgtTAAGCACTAAGAAAGTCATTTTGCTAGTACATGGACAAAcgttattaaatcattttaataatttgtaCAGCACTTGTCTTTAGATTGATCTCGGTCATGATACACTGAACTATAATATTCTCAGAAGTAGATGATGACTCGGTTGCTTTTAAATTATACGGATGCTATGATACTAATTgtcattaaaacatttttctgttGTCAGTTTGATACACTTCAGCATGCTGAACGAGTGACGGTCcttatatccacattggaatgtgaaacagttagtatttagtttaaattaaataacggaattaaaagttttcaaatgattttttgcatcaaaactttcagatcgatgtcagtttgacaaaaacaatgcactttTCTATTTAAGCCGGTATTTACCTTTACTCATTCTTGGCGCGAGACATAAGCCAgttaattattgattattttatattctatcacctgtgtattgttaaaataaatcaaaccattatcacttgtcaattatccgacAACTTGGTCAAATGTCAACTTGTTCTCGCATACCGGACTCTTTCGTTACACTCGggcttttacttattcaataataaacagttgtaaatatGGTACAGAGTAAAAAATAGTGtgggaaaatgttcattcataaaatattcatgaatgaaacgcTGTCTAgcgtagatttcttttgattttctcttcagccAATTGCCGATCCGCAAAGTAGTGTTTGTGatacttatttttaaaatgaagttaaattcatctgaattgtcggtgaacattcattccttttttattcaagctgtaatcttttcaaaaGACTTAGAGTAGCAACTCAAAATAACCAAGAATCAGAATTCaaacactagtactacattatcttggaGCAGAACATTGCGATAGTCTGTCTCGCCTGTAGTTGAGGCCGACGCCTATGGAAAGTagctatagcaagctatagcaaattTTCCAAAAACTTCAAAGTTTTTAATTATTGCTACATGCAAGTTATTCCAGTTCTAAGAATTTAACTTATTAATGTCTTGATTCCTGGTTAATCTACAATGTACtgtattcagaaattattgcgtgcatttgttattgtgattttttttaagaatgtacAAAAACGAGAGATTAATTATTGCTATTTCAAGAAGATACACATTAAGACAATTGTACCATATATAAAatgtgagttcttattattgcaatTCTCACCCAGttgcattattcgcaataataaaaacctcacaataatttcagaatttacagtataGGAAAACTTGACAAACCTACCTCTTTTTCCTCTGGAGTTTGTTTTTTATCAATAGTTCTATCACCAAGATCATCAGAGGAAGGCTGCCTCTGTATTGATGACGAGGAGGACGACTTAGAACTACCCTGAAACAAGAACAATTTACATGGATTTATGGaaatgttgtgtacaagttgtcaCTTTAAATGTACATGTGTACATcttattctacatgttctatgtaGAAATTTCTACAAGTATtccagtctgcaccaaaaactttttcaactactagtccgaagaccaatattctgacatttttcttattggtccaaacaaaattttgcaaaaacttactagtccgaatgaaattttactagtctcgggcatcggactagtggctaaccgtgcagactggtattcattattttaaatttacagtatgggtttttcttATTGTTAAAGCCTGTATGGACACCTGTAGAGGTTTAAAACTTTCTCTTTTTATTGTTGGTGGACAGTCGCTCATTGGCAATGCGACCACATCTCCATAATttcatacaactttttttttcttttttttaaatttcatacaactATGATTTTTCATGTATATGTTAATATAGATGACTGTATTTATAAATACCAatatatgcaaattttaaataatgTAATAAGATATTTTACGTATGAAGTTGACCTTCACTTAGGATACTGAGGTACTTGTAAAGGTGATCATGgctgagattatttttttttctgcttaCCTGTGAAGTTGACCTTGACTTTGGATACTGAGGTACTCATAAAGGTGATGATGgctgagattattttttttctgcttaCCTGTGAAGTTGACCTTGACTTTGGATACTGAGGTACTCATAAAGGTGATGATGgctgagattattttttttctgcttaCCTGTGAAGTTGACCTTGACTTTGGATACTGAGGTACTCGTAAAGGTGATGATGGCTGAGATTTATCTGTCTTTATAACTGAGCTAACCACATTTGTTACAGCTGTTTGAATCAGAGAGACAGGTAGAGGAGCTGGTAGTATCCTGGCTGGCTGGATCGGAATAACAGGGGTTGTTTGTATGTTCGTTGGCTGTGGCAAGATTTGTTGATTTATATGAGCTGGTTGTGGTAATGATGTCACCAACTGACCAATAGATTGGACAAACTGGGGCATAGCACATATTTGAGGTGAGATTGGTTGACCAATAGACTGAGCAGCAAATACAGTGGGAATGAGTTGATTGACAACAGGCTGGAGTAATAAATGAGCAGGTTGAGACATAGCGTGTGCGGCAGGTGGCACTGATGTAATAGCAATACTTGTGGCTCCAAGTGGTAGGCAAGTAGGCTGCaagaaaatatatacatttgataCCAACAGTGATTAAGTTATTGAAGCCAAAATTCAATTTTAGTTTAATCTTCATAGCATGTCTGTTCCATACATTGTCAAATTTGTCATATATTTATCAGATTTGAAAAGTAGCGCAAAAGAGGTAAACATAGTCTAATCTTATTAATCTTATGCCTAATGCTTCACATACATGTAGGAAAATCTTTTCAGTATATTGATGAGCTATTCTAACACTCTCTAGGAATTTAGTAATATTGCAATCTACATTGCACAAATGTAGAgtgaattatttcaaaattcaatatttgtCCTTTATCAAAAAAGATTGATACAactaaaaatctttttttatcacTTCCTGGAAAGGTGAAAATTAAGATTTTAAGCTGAGTAGTTTCTAAAACATTAGGTATAGAAACGATATCATTCTACTGGATCCCATGTTAATCAAAGGTGTAGTTCACTGGAGGTACTCAAACTATACCAATttctattgttgtatgacgtcagaggagtgaaacaaatgtgaaattatcggtttttatttcactgggaaatcaatgaaattcattacaaccaatgtaataattaaagaataactaatcgaagaattcaaatagagaaaaatattcaacgagtgaccgaacatcacattaattcacgaatgcgcgtggcgcatgagttaattatcagtgttgttcagtCACGAGTTgcatatttttcgatatttgaattccttaattagttaatttttttattacattggcaaatggcttttttttaaaaagaaattaatgtataACATGTAAagaactatatttttttctacgcactcacaatttgttttgatccgccgttatagacgtcttgacaacgcctattttTGTATGatgtcagagagtgaaataaccacatttatttcacatgtgaaattatcagtttttatttaactgggaaatcaatgtaattcattgcaaccaatgtaataattaaatttaatgcaCATGGAAATAGTAATTAATATATTAACGATCACATGATACAGGTTATATTTAACTGAGATTTACCTGAATATTCATTTGGGTTGACACTGGTGATTTCTTTGTTATAATATCTTTACGCAAACTTTGTACTATAATTCTCTGcaaagaaatttaaataattcATTTCTATTAAACAAtatgctcatttttttttttaattaatactaCTATTCAATTTAACAGTATTTTCCGATGCATTTACTATCTTTTAAAGTGGATTTGATGTAAGAGTTCAGATGTCATTAGCCTCATTAGGCAAATTCTATTTCAACTTCTTGTGATTTTCACACTCCTAATATGGAGAATTTAACTTTTCCAAATAAACAGTCCATTTTTTAGGAGGCAGTACCCAGTACTTTTACCCTTCTATATACAGTTTTAAATTGTCCTTTGATTTCTTCTGCCTCTTTATAAACATATAACTGTTTAATCTTGCTGTGGGATCATAGCTCCATTAAATCCTTAagatattttttgacaatttgctgACCCTAAGCTCGAGgttcttataatttttttgtgcACATATTGTCAAAAAAAGTATAGTTTTGTTACAAAGATgttaataaataaactgaaaactaTATTAAGTTAAGGTAACACTCTACAATGTGACTTTGAAtagattttcaaaaataaatatctttttcctgatacaaaaaaataattaaaataaaaatttactttttttaaaattcaaattaaattacCTGTTTTTCACTTAAAACTGTAATCTGTTTCTGTAAATCACGAAGTTGTGTTTTAAGCTCCACATTCTGTAAAGAAAGACATAAATTATCACTTGTATAAGTGTAACTGGAAAATGAAACTTTGTCcaacaaaaatcaataaatacCCAAGCATATAAAATGTACAACAATGATTCAGTAAAAATACGTTAATTTCCTCACCTGTAGATCAGCCTTTATTTTAGAAACCAGGAtctgaaattataaaaagtacaaaatactagtaaatcatattttaattattaattttattgtaaatctGTTTTTACTATCCATGATAGTGTAATGTGACGTGCGCATTCATAACCACTCATACGAAACGACACAGAAATATTGGTTATTTTTGggaaaatacacaaataaaaccaacgaaacaattaataaataaattcatattcaaagatattcaaataatatacaataaaattaatagCAAGATAAATGTTACTCGATGCAAAATTTAATACACAACTTTCTTTTgcgatatgaaaataagaaagttGCATTTGAAAACCATTGGTTGTTTTTACCTGATGATTTTGAATAGCCGACTTTAGCTGCACTTGAATTAATTCTAGCTCTGGAGTTGTCATCATAGAATATATCGGAATCAACAGAAATATTTTActctgttttaattatttttttccttaaaaacaagaaaattacaCAGAGCAACACATCACGGGCACATAACGATCACTGACCTCTTCCGTTTTGCGGAGAATGTGCtaaagtttctttaaaatttaaatatggtATATATAGTTCAAAAAGATTATATAATATGAACCATTGGTATATCAAAAATCagaaaaagtattttaattcaccTTATTATTGAACTGAAACAATTTTTGCACAGAATTATTTTGACATGCGGATGGATCGACAGTCGAACCACTGTGCTCCACTACGTGTAAACGTGTTAGCGAATACAATCTGGAGAATGGTCGTTAATATTCTTAAATCCGTTGAAATTTAATACACGAGACCACTTGACACTATACACTGTACTGTGTTATACTAGTCTCAGAAATAACTAAAGATTTACAACTACATATACATGTTCCTTAACTCAGTTCTTTTAACGTGCTCAACCATGTTGACCAAGCCTCCTTTACCGATATACGGGCATTGGAAACTTGCAAGATTGTGACAAGTTCAAAATCCAGTCCAGAGTTCCTACacaatatatgaaattttaaagatAACTCATATACTTTTAGATATAAACTCAACGTTGATTAACTTCCTCGAATCGGGAACAGTGACCACCACATCGTACTATTAGGCCTAGCTATAGCAGCTAAAATAACAAGACAAAACTAACCAGTATAGAACCATCAACCTCTGGGAAAAAGCCAATATGGAGGGAATCAAGAAAAGCCTCACTGATAACTTCACTGAATTTCAAATCACCAAGTTCAGTGATATCAACGCAATGTGGAATAATTTCAAGAACATCATCATGAATGTAATGACCACATACGTACCAACTAAACAGACCAAGGAGAGATCGATACAGCCACCCTTGGATGAACACACAGCTACGTAAAATAAGCAACAACAAACAGCGTGCATACACCATGGCTAAAAGAACTAAAAACACTAAAGATTGGCCTgtattttatttgaagaaaaacactgtaataaatatttttttctactttaaaaGCAAAAATTATATCTTGTCAaagtatctgtatctgtattccCAAATTCTGTATGCGGATGGATACGTCACAGATTCCTTTCGGCATGATTGTGTGACGGTTGGTCTGCGCACAAGTTAGTCGCGCTTCCTGATGAGTGCAGTTTTAAACTCCTCAGTTGTAGTGACGCACACTACCAAGTCATCTAGATGGTTCCACTCTACTGCAGTGCGCATGTTCTTAGTGATAAAGTTGTTTTAAAGGTTGTAGCCCTTATCCTTATTTGTCGTTCTAGTCggtgaaatttaaaaaggttGTCCGTAGAGGGAGCGCTGGTATCTTCCCATCAAACACGgctttgaaaaataaaaccaaTCATTGTTGTTGACGTCTTAATTGTATTGACGGAAGCTGCAGTTCTTATAGAATTTTTGTCATACATCCTTTCTCTCTCGATTTCATGGTAGTCTTTGGTGATGAATCGAACCTCTCTTTTATATGGATTATAATTTGGCTATGTCTTTTTGCGTATAGTGGTCTCAGATAATTGATCCATACCCATAATGGATCTTATTAGTGCTATATATGCTGTTTTACGGCATTCCTGAGGACAGTGTTGTATGTTTCTCATAAGGAAGCCTAGCGTGCATGGAACTGCATGTCTttgttgcatttatttgttataatatttgttCGTTCCATTTAAGGTTTTCTTGTATTTGTAATCCAAGATATGAGTTGAATGACACTTGTTCCAGCACCTGGTTATTAAGGTTGTATAGCTGCTTGAATTTACCTTCTAGACTTAGCAGACCCCCCTTAGCATATATAAAGCATTTTTTGGGCGTTGAAGCGCATACCCCAGTCGTCGTTCTATTTTTCTAGTGTTTTGAGATCTTCTTGTAGTTTGTtatgttcatttttgtttttgatttttgatgtcCCTGTACATCAGCAAACAGTCGTCTGCAAATAGTCGGACTGACGAGTTTACTGCATCTGGAAGATCATTAATGTGACAAAAAAAGAGGATGGTGGGGGACTCCGGATTCAACTGAGGCATTAGTTGAGTGTTCTCCTTCTACATGTTCTAGTTAGGAATTAAGTTAGGAATTAAGTTAACCATTTGTGGATATTTCTTCTAATTccatattgatttattttgtgcAGGAGTCGATCATGAGGTACAGTGTCGAATACCTTCGATAAATTCAGGATCGCATTGACGGTCTACTTGGTTTCCCTTGTCGTATGACTGGAGCATGTCGTTGATTGGGATGGAAATTAGGTCTCCTAGGAATATCCAGATCTAAAGCCATGGTTTAAAAAAGTCAATACATTATACTTTTCAAGGTGTTTAAGCTAGCATGTGTCCGCATGTAATGTGCTCAAGGAGCTTACATGGTGCTGATGTTAGCGAGACTGGCCTATAGTTTCAGCCGCATGTCTGCCTCCTTTCTTGAAGATCCTAGAGATGTTGGCATTTCTCAAGTCCTCTAGTAGAGTACCACTGTCTAGGGATAGCTGGAATATTGATGTTAGTATCGGTGTACCAGATGTTCGGTGCATTGTTTCAGTACTCTATTTGGTATATTGTGTGGGCCAGAAGCTTTGGATGGGTTGATGGTTTCCAGCATTTTTTCACTCCTTCTGTTCTAATGGTGATATATGGAGTCTTTTACCCTGATGCTTGTTTTGGGTAATGTTTGTGTTGTTTCTTTTGTGAAGACAAATGCAAATTGCTTCAGAAGAATTTGGGTCTTCTCCTTATTTTCGTTTGTGAGCTGTCATTGTTTCTTTAATGATACAACCTTAATGTTATCCTGCTTTATTGATTTAACGCATGTACAAAAaaagttttgtgttgtttttattcCTTCCTTCAGTGATGGCGTTGTTCATAGGCGGGTCCAGGGGAAGGGGGCTGGGGCCCGCCCCCCTTTCATTGGAaacatttggttgcttatatagggaataactgaagcgtgactggaccgccccccttttaggtcagtcagtcaGCGGTCccccttacaaaaagttctggatccgccactgggccGTTGTTAATATAATTATGTTATGCTTTCCTGATTTCTCTTTTgcacacctttttttttttttttttttttggtaatggCGGTAGTTTGTCTATGATTTTGATCTTTTGGATTTGTTAAACaggttttgtttttctttagctTTTTCTTGATTTTGTGGGTAGTCCATGGTAATCTGTTAGCTGTTGGACTGGACTATTTTTGATGGCATGTTTTTGTCTAGTATTTAAGTATTTATCAGCATATTTTTTTACTATCcttcatatattgtatatattccTGGATACTTCAAGTTAAACAACTAAGTAAACATTTTCTGAATTTGACTAGTACAAGGCAGATCAATAATTTTACATAGGTGTCTGACACTACTATAAGACGCCcggtgtcacggtacttttctatcccaaattcatgtatttggttttgatgttctatatttgttattctcatcggattttgtctaatgcttcatcttcctatatccaattagtccgtttctgtgtgtgttatattttagtgttgtatcgttgttctcctcttatatttttgatgcgtttctctcagttttagtttgttaccccgattttgttttttgtccatggatttatgagttttgaacagcggtatactactgttgcctttatctgaCACTGCTATACCAACTATTGTGATTTTTATTATCTAAATCTTTAGAGGTCTGTAAGGCTTTATTCAACATATGGTTCTCTGGCATATAAAAAGGCCGGCATATAAAAAGGCCGAATGCAATTAAAGGTTTTATATGCGTACTCTCTGTTATATTCATCCTGTCTTTTGTGGAGCACCTCAATTTTTGTTGACCGAAACGTTTTTCTTGGactactttttaaaaatatttttttaaataaattttattttcatatatattcaaacataaaATGATCGAAACTTAACCAAATGCAATTAAGACAACAATacgaaaaaatatgtttatcagtTTGATAAACATAAGACACAAACCTAAAAAAATCTTAACAGTTTCCCTTTTACTTATTAGGCGTAATGATTTCCAACATGTCAGCCTCCATGGGGATCATTCTGCAAAAAAATGAACTGTAGAAATATTGAAGTTTGACTCGATATACCTTTGAAGAAAccaagttttgttaattttaaggatAGCAGTAGTCAATTACATCATAGATAATCATTTGAAAGTACGAAGAGGTGTGTACTGCTTTTCTCGAAGTCTAATTTCCACAAGAGGTATAATTGACTGGCAAATATGGCCgtttttacacacaaaaaaaaaaaaaaaacctcttttGAGTAAGATAAACCACGTGCAACTGGAATAGTTTTAAAGCATGAAACATTGTTGATAATTAGAATAAGATTGGATAAATTAAGGTACAAGTTTTCCTCTCTTCATGTATTTTGTTTCCTTTGAACTTAGCACGAATTAAAGCACAGGTCTTCATATCCCCGAGGAACCAGTAATGACGCACCTAACGTTGTGTTTGTCTCTgcatttaatctaccatttaaaagaaaaagaaatacggAATAGAATGAAAGGTTGATCACTTGTTAATGTATTTCAATCATTAAACAGTTGATTTTTGAAACAGtaaaagcaataaaaatcatgtttgctaACATTACAAACGGACTGTCAACTTATGATGGGTACCAGTAATGACGCACTATAAACAAACCAGTAAAAACCACTTGCAGTGTACCTGGTGTTCGAAAAATTGCTTCAATCCGGATAATTTAAAGTTAACactattcaacaaatttaattttgataacaaaTGTTGACATTAACAGTCACTTTTATGATCATGTTGATAGCAACacaattttttcattaatttaattgtaacctatattttatttcaaattttatataaaat
Above is a window of Mytilus galloprovincialis chromosome 7, xbMytGall1.hap1.1, whole genome shotgun sequence DNA encoding:
- the LOC143082396 gene encoding PHD finger protein 21A-like produces the protein MMTTPELELIQVQLKSAIQNHQILVSKIKADLQNVELKTQLRDLQKQITVLSEKQRIIVQSLRKDIITKKSPVSTQMNIQPTCLPLGATSIAITSVPPAAHAMSQPAHLLLQPVVNQLIPTVFAAQSIGQPISPQICAMPQFVQSIGQLVTSLPQPAHINQQILPQPTNIQTTPVIPIQPARILPAPLPVSLIQTAVTNVVSSVIKTDKSQPSSPLRVPQYPKSRSTSQGSSKSSSSSSIQRQPSSDDLGDRTIDKKQTPEEKEKLNFMSALELITREALNELKNLKNKRYDRRRRTTANPLYNFEPDIRKRPNSLTLNSLPGGKRSRGRPPKQSRTSPCNSHPSTPDSNDSWTGIKNGVFKNGASEFQEVRDLSCSKCGMVDNLIPCDTCHRAYHIHCVEPSLPSIPEGRWSCPKCHANGKSGTWSAETLAMVHNFIANKTAKEEEKRKLQRRSSDLLAEKMMIENKTKSLNESLMQQRQRKEELLERHRLTQQSVETMKNFIKVIQAS